In Halanaerobiales bacterium, the genomic window ATTAAACCCAATCCAGCTGTTATTAACTGTCTTTTAAAAAAATGAAAACTACTTCCAAAAATATTAAAAGACCTAATAGAACTGGCACTAAAAACCATAATAAGACCAATCATAAGCAAACTCATTACAGTTAATAAAATAATTAAATCTGGTTTATTTTTGTTTTTTTCTAATTTATTATTATCTTTCAAACTATCCCACCTTATGTTAAAACTTTATTTGATTTTTTACTTCTTTTTGAAAAAGATTACCTCTTTCTTTATAATCTTGATACATATCCCAACTAGGACAGGCGGGAGATAATAAAAGACAATCTCCTTGTTCAAATAAATCTAATCCTTTTCTTACAGCTTCTTTCATATTTTTTACTTGAAAAACACCATCAAATCCTCTTTTAACCATTTCTTTATGTAGTTTTTCTGATGTTTCTCCTAAAATAATAAGTGCTTTTACATTCTTTTGGACAGAATCTGCTAATTTAGAAAAATCTGCATTTCTATCCTGCCCCCCTGCTATTAAAATTATATTATCAAATGTCTTTATAGCTTTTAAAGCAGCATCAATATTTGTTGCTTTAGAATCATCAATTACTATACTACCATCTTCATTTTTTATAACAACCTCAAGTCTATGCTTATCTGGTTTATATTTTTTAATTGTATTTCTAATAATTTTAGGTTTAATTCCTAACAATGTTGCAGTTTTAGCTGCAAAGGCAATATTCAATAAGTTATGGTCACCATAAAGAGAAACTTCTTCTTTTGAAATTAAATTGTAGTTATTATTATTTTCTACAATATAAACAATTCCATTTTCTAAATAGGCTCCATTTTTTACATTTTTCTTTTTACTTATGTAATGTTTATTAATATTATATTCTGAACTGGCATTAATGACATTCTGATCATCAAAATTTAATATTGCATGGTCATCATTTTTTTGATTTGAAAAAATTCTTTTTTTGGCATTCAAATATTCATGTTCATCTTTATGTCTATCTAGATGATCTGGGCTGAAGTTTAGAAATAAACTAATATTAGGACGAAATTCATCTATAGACTCTAGTTGAAAAGAACTAACTTCTACAACAAGCCATTTATCTTTTGAAAGTCCTGGGGCTACATCTATTAATGGAGTACCTATATTACCTGCTACCAATACATTTTCTGGATCATTGGATTTCATAATTTCTCCTAAAAGAGATGTAGTAGTTGTTTTGCCATTGGTTCCGGTAATTGCAATGATCTTTGCATTTGTAAATTGATAGGCAAGTTCAATTTCACTTATTATTTTTATGCCTTTT contains:
- a CDS encoding FtsW/RodA/SpoVE family cell cycle protein, with product MKDNNKLEKNKNKPDLIILLTVMSLLMIGLIMVFSASSIRSFNIFGSSFHFFKRQLITAGLGLIAMIITMNIDYHLYKKFSKLILFITFFLLIIVLIPGIGQFRGGSRR
- the murD gene encoding UDP-N-acetylmuramoyl-L-alanine--D-glutamate ligase, which translates into the protein MLNLENKKIGVVGLSKRTGVSVAKFLLKKDFEVIITDVKSENELQEQINELKKYNPEYELNGHGQKTLKCDLLVVSPGVPLNIEFFNKARKKGIKIISEIELAYQFTNAKIIAITGTNGKTTTTSLLGEIMKSNDPENVLVAGNIGTPLIDVAPGLSKDKWLVVEVSSFQLESIDEFRPNISLFLNFSPDHLDRHKDEHEYLNAKKRIFSNQKNDDHAILNFDDQNVINASSEYNINKHYISKKKNVKNGAYLENGIVYIVENNNNYNLISKEEVSLYGDHNLLNIAFAAKTATLLGIKPKIIRNTIKKYKPDKHRLEVVIKNEDGSIVIDDSKATNIDAALKAIKTFDNIILIAGGQDRNADFSKLADSVQKNVKALIILGETSEKLHKEMVKRGFDGVFQVKNMKEAVRKGLDLFEQGDCLLLSPACPSWDMYQDYKERGNLFQKEVKNQIKF